CGGTCTGGAGAAGTGGTGGAAGACCCTGGGGCAGACCGACGCCGAGCGGATGATCGCCGGCCTCTTCCCGCTGGTCGATGTCGCCGACGGTGACCTGGCCACCCACCCGGTCCTGACGGCCGTGCGAGCGTGGCTGCTGGAGCATCAGGACGCACCCAGCGCGCTCTATCGGACGGTGCAGAAGGCGCTGGCGACCGCGGAACGATCCATCAACGCCCAGAGCGCCTACTGAGCCACTCGACTGCCCGGGCGTTTGCAGCGCTCAGTGCAGGATCGCGGCCAGCACGGGTACGCCGATCAGCGCGACCAACGCGACGATCACGATGATCCGCCGCGCCCGGGGCGACATCATTGCGGCGCACCCACCAGCTCACGAGTGTGCGCGGAGACTTCCAGGTGCGGCCGCGGCGACCGCTCGATGTGCACCTCTACCTCGTTGATCCGCATGAGGTACACCATCGCACCCACCACCGCGATGCCGACAGCGATCGCACCGATACCGATCGTCCAGCGCGCCCCGAACGTGCCACCGATCCAGCCGACGACCGGCGCTCCGATCGGCGTACCGCCCATGAAGATCGCCATGTACAGCGCCATCACCCGACCGCGCATTTCCGGTGAAACACTCAGTTGCACCGTGGCGTTCGCGGTGTTGAGCGCGGTGATCGCGAACAGCCCGCACGGCACCAACGCGATGGCGAAGGTGAGGTAGGAGGGCGCAATGGCTGCGGCCAGAGCCGAGATGGTGAAGCCCGCCAGCGCCGCCAGCAGCACCCGCAACCGGGGCCGCGCGCGACGAGCCGCCATCAGGGCCGCGGCCAGTGAACCTACGGCCATCACCGAGCCCAGGGCGCCGTACTGCTCGGCACCCTTGCCGTAGACGGTCGTGGCCATCAGCGCGATGGTGATCTGGAAGTTCATGCCGAACGTGCCGAGCATGAAGACGATGACCATGATCAGTTGGATGTCCGGCCGACGCCGCACGTAGGCCAGCCCCTCGCGCACCCCACCGCGACCCTTCGCCCGCGGGGCCGGCGTCAACTCGTGCACCCGCATGGCCGTCAACGCCAGCACCACCGCGGCGAACGACACCGTGTTGAACACCAGGGTCCAGCCGGTCCCGATGGCCGCGATCAGCAGACCGGCGATGCCGGGGCCGATCAACCGCGCGGAGTTGAACGAGGTGGCGTTCAGACCGACCGCGTTGGACAGCCGCTCCGGCGGCACCATCTCGGACACGAACGCCTGCCGGGCCGGGTTGTCCAGGGCCGTCACCGCGCCCTGCAGCA
The window above is part of the Branchiibius hedensis genome. Proteins encoded here:
- a CDS encoding MFS transporter — protein: MSGGKTFASLQHYNYRLFFLGGLASNVGTWMGRVAQDWLVLTQLTNHDATALGIVTALQFAPVVLLAPLAGAVADRFAKRRILIGTQVGLAVTSLLLAVLVIGGWAVLWQVYVIALLQGAVTALDNPARQAFVSEMVPPERLSNAVGLNATSFNSARLIGPGIAGLLIAAIGTGWTLVFNTVSFAAVVLALTAMRVHELTPAPRAKGRGGVREGLAYVRRRPDIQLIMVIVFMLGTFGMNFQITIALMATTVYGKGAEQYGALGSVMAVGSLAAALMAARRARPRLRVLLAALAGFTISALAAAIAPSYLTFAIALVPCGLFAITALNTANATVQLSVSPEMRGRVMALYMAIFMGGTPIGAPVVGWIGGTFGARWTIGIGAIAVGIAVVGAMVYLMRINEVEVHIERSPRPHLEVSAHTRELVGAPQ